CTGAGCACCCCGAGCAGGGCGACGTTGATCATGCGGGCTGCGTAAGCAGCGCTTTTGGGGTCGTCATCCTGGAAGAGAAAGGGGACATCATCAGGGGTTATCATGCGCCCCTTGGGATGCAGGCGGTGGCGGTTGGGCTCGATCTGGGTGCTCTCGGTGATAACCAAAAAGTCGGCGCTTGCCGCTGGCACCATCGGGCTGTTGACCCGCCTACCGAAGCGGATATCGCTGCATACCGACCCGCCGCGCTGGCTCATGCCGTGTATTTCGCTCTTTTTAACATCGTAGCCGGCTTTGAACAGCGCTCCTGAGAGGATGTCTGAACCGGTTACTATGCCTTGCCCGCCGAGTCCGGCTATAACTATGTTGGTTACCTGATTGGGCACAGTCATTTCTGCTCTGATCCGTCGCTAGGAGAGGCTTGATTGAGCTTGGCCAGCCCTTTCAGGGCTAGTGGGCATGGCTTACGAGCAACGATGATAGATAACTCTTCTGCCGCGAGTCGATCTTGGAGAAGGCGCTCGAATTCACCGCTGCCATCGGTTGGATCGACTACGTGGACATTAGTGACTCCCAGTGCCAGGGCAATGGCCTCGTAGTTGAGTTTGTTCGCTGCCGGTAAATGGTTGAGTTGCCGCCCGGTTCCGGGGTGCTCTTGCTTGCCGGTCATGGCGGTGGTGTCGTTATCGACAATGATAACGACGTGACCGGTCGGCGGGGGGTTGTAGGCCATCTCCGCAATACCCGGCAGACCGGTGTGTACAAACGTGCTATCGCCGATGACGCTTACCACACGGCGGGCTTGATCCTTGGCTAGTACATGGCGCAGGCCGAGGCCGATGGTGATCCCTGCCCCCATACAGGCGCAGGTGTCCATGGCCTCGAAGGGTGGCATTACACCGAGGGTATAACAGCCGATATCCCCGGCAACGATGCACTCATGCTTGGACAGGATCTGGAAGACTTGGCGGTGTGGGCAGTCATGGCAAAGTCGTGGCGGCTTGGGAGGTGCAGCTGGCTCGGGGTCGGGGGAGTGGTCGTTAGTGAGTATCTTGGCTACCCGATCGACGGTCAGCTCACCGAAGCGAAATGGTTCGGCCTTGCCTTCAACATCTATACCGGCTGCCCGCAGCGCTGTGTAGAGCACCGGGTCGCCTTCTTCAACTACTACACAGCGCTTGACCTGGGCAGCAAATTTGCGCATCGCTTCGATCGGTAGCGGATAGGTTAAGCCGGGCTTGAGAATACGTGCCTCAGGTGCCGCCTCACGTGCATGCACCGCAGCGATGCCGTTGGCGATGATGCCTAGTTCGCTACTCTCACCTTCCTCGACGAGGAATTGGCCGGGTTGATCTGAATTCGCTAACGCCTTTAAACGCTCGCGCAGGCGGACATGGGCAGGGCGGGCATAGCCGGGGATCATGACTCGGCTGGGTATGTCGCGCTCATAGTGAGGCGCTGGCGCTGGCATTAGCTGGTCGCGGGTGCGGACCCGGGTTTTGGAGTGACACACCCGGGTTGTTAGACGCAGTATCACCGGGAGTTGGTAGCGACGGGAAACATCTAATGCCGCCAGGGTGTAGTCGTACGCCTCCTGAGAGTCTCCCGGCTCGAGCATGGGGGCGCCGGCTGCCTCGGCGTAACGGCGCGTATCCTGTTCGTTCTGGCTTGAGTGCATGCCTGGATCGTCGGCAACAGCAATAACCAAACCCTCGGTAACGCCGGTATAGGTGGCGCTGAACAGTGGATCTGCGGCGACGTTAAGCCCGACGTGCTTCATGGTTACAAGGGCTCGGGCATGGGCGTAGGCGACACCTAGCCCTACTTCCAGGGCTACCTTTTCATTAGGGGCCCACTGAGCGCGGCCACCGAGGGCGCCGAAACGCTCAAGGATCTCTGTTGAAGGGGTGCCGGGGTAGCCGGTACCGAGTGCAACAGCACCATCTAGTGCTGCCTGCGCTACCGCCTCGTTGCCGGTTAGAAGCTGATCGGGCATGGGTGGTTATGCTCCTTATGCTGACAGATAGGCCGTCTGCGATAATTGGTCTGAAATTTGCAGCTCTGCTTACGGCGGGAGTGACGACCGGTTCATAAGCGCCGCGCGCGCGATGAGCATAGTTTAGCAGGGGGTGTTAATCAAGGTGAGGGGGCAGCCTCTCTAGTAGGCGCCCTTAGGACGTCCCC
This Halorhodospira halochloris DNA region includes the following protein-coding sequences:
- a CDS encoding 2-oxoacid:acceptor oxidoreductase family protein; translation: MTVPNQVTNIVIAGLGGQGIVTGSDILSGALFKAGYDVKKSEIHGMSQRGGSVCSDIRFGRRVNSPMVPAASADFLVITESTQIEPNRHRLHPKGRMITPDDVPFLFQDDDPKSAAYAARMINVALLGVLSAHLPIEEEVWLEAIRAALSPHLHDMNCRVFLHARRIEQIINGLNSTEGVA
- a CDS encoding thiamine pyrophosphate-dependent enzyme, with the protein product MPDQLLTGNEAVAQAALDGAVALGTGYPGTPSTEILERFGALGGRAQWAPNEKVALEVGLGVAYAHARALVTMKHVGLNVAADPLFSATYTGVTEGLVIAVADDPGMHSSQNEQDTRRYAEAAGAPMLEPGDSQEAYDYTLAALDVSRRYQLPVILRLTTRVCHSKTRVRTRDQLMPAPAPHYERDIPSRVMIPGYARPAHVRLRERLKALANSDQPGQFLVEEGESSELGIIANGIAAVHAREAAPEARILKPGLTYPLPIEAMRKFAAQVKRCVVVEEGDPVLYTALRAAGIDVEGKAEPFRFGELTVDRVAKILTNDHSPDPEPAAPPKPPRLCHDCPHRQVFQILSKHECIVAGDIGCYTLGVMPPFEAMDTCACMGAGITIGLGLRHVLAKDQARRVVSVIGDSTFVHTGLPGIAEMAYNPPPTGHVVIIVDNDTTAMTGKQEHPGTGRQLNHLPAANKLNYEAIALALGVTNVHVVDPTDGSGEFERLLQDRLAAEELSIIVARKPCPLALKGLAKLNQASPSDGSEQK